One segment of Cydia amplana chromosome 16, ilCydAmpl1.1, whole genome shotgun sequence DNA contains the following:
- the LOC134655073 gene encoding solute carrier family 22 member 1-like: MAVLSSIVEDKEVKEEIHLDTVLDKLGAFGKHQVATLFMLALVYATGTMYNVNYVFAVEEVHYRCKLPTCESNTSFWVPWLNTSSPDSSEEGIKQCASYQLVGDSCPPAFGGSSEVCQEWVYEDPHSFVAEFGLACEEWKRALVGTAHIFGNMLGLLVQGQISDRFGRKTAAVFSGTMGGVIGLVKSFATSYWPYVVLEALEAAIGDALSPMFMLSIEIVAKKKAVLYQMILLNVATCGLIILPFIAWAVPYWRYFLRVIYAPALILLTYSFFLDESIRWLFSKGKKERAIKIIEKISKRNNVTIDKQTLNKLDYKEEEESTDFSDWKLLLKTFKSRIMMQRFLVCMVWWFTITLINYGMMISSVSFGGNKYVNFSLLMLMDIPANVFYWVALSKYRRKMPLLLSFLVGGAFCVAQPFVPSDYAWAGLTLLMVFEMLATFSYNIVYMYSSELFPTYTRNSLVAVCSSVGRVGALLAPQAPLLMTYWVGFPPLVFGSLSLLCGVLTLPMPETAGCELPDTIKEAERIGKKNKTEVQEELGMLVKGKPVT; the protein is encoded by the exons atggcGGTGCTTAGCTCAATAGTAGAAGATAAAGAAGTCAAAGAAGAAATTCACTTGGACACAGTTTTGGACAAACTTGGTGCATTCGGGAAGCACCAGGTGGCGACACTGTTCATGTTGGCTCTAGTATACGCCACAGGAACTATGTATAACGTCAATTATGTGTTTGCTGTTGAGGAGGTGCATTATAG aTGTAAACTACCAACTTGCGAGAGCAACACCAGTTTCTGGGTCCCGTGGCTCAACACCTCTTCACCAGACTCCTCAGAGGAGGGCATCAAGCAATGTGCAAGTTACCAGCTCGTTGGAGACAGCTGTCCACCGGCCTTCGGTGGTAGCAGCGAGGTGTGCCAGGAGTGGGTCTATGAGGATCCTCACAGCTTTGTAGCTGAG TTCGGCCTAGCATGCGAAGAGTGGAAGCGGGCCTTAGTAGGAACCGCGCATATCTTCGGGAACATGCTAGGATTACTCGTACAGGGACAAATCTCTGACAG GTTCGGAAGAAAGACGGCAGCAGTTTTCTCAGGCACCATGGGAGGAGTTATCGGTCTAGTCAAGAGTTTTGCGACCTCCTACTGGCCCTACGTGGTCTTGGAGGCGCTTGAAGCGGCCATAGGAGACGCACTTAGCCCCATGTTTATGCTTA gcATCGAGAtcgtagcaaaaaaaaaggCGGTTCTATACCAGATGATTCTCTTGAACGTGGCTACCTGCGGTCTCATCATTCTTCCCTTCATCGCCTGGGCCGTACCCTATTGGAGATACTTCCTTCGCGTCATCTACGCTCCCGCCCTCATTCTTCTTACATATTCCTTCTTCCTTGATGAAAGCATCCGCTGGCTCTTCAGCAAAGGCAAGAAGGAACGTGCGATCAAGATCATAGAGAAGATTTCCAAAAGGAACAATGTGACTATAGACAAGCAGACACTTAATAAACTAGActataaagaagaagaagaatccaCTGATTTCAGCGATTGGAAATTGCTGTTAAAGACGTTTAAATCCAGGATTATGATGCAGAGATTCTTAGTGTGCATGGTGTGGTGGTTTACTATAACGTTGATAAACTATGGAATGATGATAAGCTCAGTGTCATTTGGTGGGAATAAGTATGTGAACTTTTCGTTGTTGATGCTGATGGATATACCAGCGAATGTGTTCTATTGGGTGGCGTTGTCGAAGTACAGGAGGAAAATGCCGCTGCTGCTGTCTTTTTTGGTTGGAGGCGCGTTCTGTGTTGCGCAGCCTTTTGTACCATCAG ATTACGCATGGGCGGGGCTGACACTGCTGATGGTCTTCGAGATGCTAGCCACCTTCTCCTATAACATCGTGTACATGTACAGCTCTGAGCTCTTCCCTACGTACACGAGGAACTCTTTGGTTGCCGTCTGCTCTTCGGTTGGAAGAGTAGGAGCTTTGCTTGCCCCACAGGCGCCTTTACTG ATGACGTATTGGGTCGGCTTCCCCCCTCTGGTCTTCGGATCTCTGTCTCTCCTGTGTGGCGTACTAACCCTCCCGATGCCCGAAACAGCAGGCTGCGAGCTACCCGACACCATTAAAGAGGCTGAGAGAATCGGCAAGAAGAACAAGACAGAAGTTCAGGAGGAACTGGGAATGCTGGTGAAAGGAAAACCAGTCACGTAA